The genomic window ATCAGGTCGATGGCCTTGTCCGGCAGGAAGCGCTCGGTCAGGTAGCGGTCGGACAGCTCCACCGCCGCGACCAGCGCCTCGTCGGTGTAGCGCACCTGGTGGTGGGCCTCGTAGCGGTCGCGCAGGCCGCGCAGGATCTCGATCGCGTCGGTGGTGGTCGGCTCGGGGACCAGGATCGGCTGGAAGCGCCGGGCGAGCGCCGCGTCTTTCTCGATACGGCGGTACTCCTCCAGCGTCGTTGCCCCGATGATGTGCAGCTCGCCGCGGGCCAGTGCGGGCTTGAGGATGTTCGCGGCGTCCATCGAGCCGCCCTCGCCGCCGCCCCCGCCCCCGCCGGCGCCGACCACCGTGTGCAGCTCGTCGATGAAGACGACGAGCCGGTCGGAGTCGGCGCGGATCTCGTCGATGACGTTGGTCAGCCGTTCCTCGAAGTCGCCCCGGTAGCGGGTGCCGGCCACCAGGCCGGACAGGTCGAGCGCGAGCACCCGGCGTCCGGCCAGGATGTCGGGCACGTCGCCGTCGGCGATGCGCTGGGCCAGGCCCTCGACGATGGCGGTCTTGCCGACCCCGGCGTCGCCGATGAGCACCGGGTTGTTCTTGCCGCGCCGGGAGAGCACCTCGATGGTCTGCTCGATCTCCTCGGCGCGTCCGACGACCGGGTCGATACGGCCCTGCCGGGCCAGGTCGGTCAGGTCGCGGCCGTACTTGTCCAGGGTGGGGGTGGTGCCGCCGCCCTCGCCCTGCCCCGTCCCCCACCCCGGCCCGGGGGCCGGGCCGCCACCGGGTACGGGCCTGCCGGGGCCGGGACCGGGGATGCCGCCGGGCACGGGCCCGGGGCGGGAACCGAAGCCGTCGGCGTTGAGGATCCGGCCGGCGGCGGAGTCCGGGTTGGCGGCCAGCGCCATGAGCAGGTGCTCGGGTCCGATGTAGCCCGCGCCTGCGCCCCTGGCCAGCTCGTGTGCGTCGATCAGCGCCCGCTTGACCGAGGGGGCCATCGCCAGCGAGGCGGGCGGCTGGCCGGACGGCGCCGCCGCGGCGCCCGAGTGCCGGTCGATCTCCGCCGCCAGCGCGTCCGGGTCGGCGCCGGCCCTGGCCACCAGGCTGCGGGTGGGCTCGCCGACCAGCGCCGCCCTGAGCAGGTGCTCGGTGTTCAGGTCGCTGCTGCCGTGCTCGGCGGCGTAGGCGGCGGCTGCGCTGACCAGCTGCCGTGCCGGCTCGCTCATCAGCCGCCCGATGTCGATCTGCCGCGGGCCCTTGGCGCCACCGCCCAGGAATCGTGCGAAGAAGTCGCCCAGGGGGTCGTCACCGGGGCCGCCGGGGCCGCCAGGACCGATGTATCCGTTGCTCATGGCCGTCTCCTCAGGCGTCCGCGCCGGGACGCGTGTCTCAGAGCCTGTGCAGCCTTCGGGTGCCCATCCTGCGGCCCGGCATACGGCCGAGCCCGGAAAACTTCCGTGACCAGTGGGATACGGGTGGTCCTCGTGGCAGTCGTGACCCCTGTGGCGGGGAGTGAACAGAGGGCGGAATGTCCGGGCCGGCGACCCCGTACGGGCGGGTACGGGCCCGTCACTCCTCCGGCAGGTCCGGCCCCGCCTCCGGAAGGGACTCGCGGAGCACCGCGAGGAGCTCGAGAAGGACGCCCCGCTGCCCCGCGCTCAGGCTGCCGGTCGCCAGGGCGAGGGCGGCCCGGTCGATCTCCTCGGCCTTGGCGTGGGTGGTGCGGCCGCGGTCGGTGAGCGCCAGCAGATACGCCCGGCGGTCCGTGGGGTGGGGCAGCCGCACGACCAGGCCCTCCCGCTCCAGGGCGTCCACCAGTGACGTGACCGTGCGGGCGGCGACGTTCAGGACGTCGCCCAGGTCCCGCATCCGCAGCGGTTCCGCGGCGGTGGCGAGCGCCCGCAGCAGCCGCAGCCGCGGGACGGACAGGCCGTGCCCGCGCAGCTGGGCGTCGACGTAGGTGCGCAGGCGCACGGTCGTCCTGAAGAGGTCGTCGACCAGTACGTCACTGCTCCGGGTGTTCACCACCGGGCCCGCCTCGCTTCTTCTGCTCTTCCGCGACCAGAAACACCATTGTGTGCCGACTCATAGTGAGTATACTCAGCATATCCGCCCACCTGTGCTGAGCCGCGCTCCGGCCCGCGAAGGAGAGACATGCCCGGCCGCCGCCTCGACCAGCGCCTGGTCGTACCCGTCATGTTCGTCGCCACGTTCTTCCTCGTGGTGATGGACGGCGCCATCACGACCGTGGCACTGCCCTCCATCGCCCGCCAGTTCGGGGTGTCGGCGGCCGGGAGCGACAGCGTCGTCGTCGTGTACCCGGTGTGCGTGGGCATCAGCATCCCCGTCTCCGGCTGGCTCGGCGACCGGTTCGGCAGCAAGCCGGTGCTGCTCGCCGCGATGGGCCTGTTCACCGCGTCCTCCGTGCTCTGCGGGATGGCCGGCAGCCTCTCCCAACTCGTCGCCTACCGTGGCCTGCAGGGCCTGGCCGGCGGCCTGCTGACGCCGGTGGTCGGCGCGATGCTCTTCCGCACCTTCACCCCGGCGGAGCGCGTACGGGCCTCCCGCATCATGACGCTCCCGCAGCAGATA from Streptomyces sp. NBC_01198 includes these protein-coding regions:
- a CDS encoding MarR family winged helix-turn-helix transcriptional regulator — protein: MVNTRSSDVLVDDLFRTTVRLRTYVDAQLRGHGLSVPRLRLLRALATAAEPLRMRDLGDVLNVAARTVTSLVDALEREGLVVRLPHPTDRRAYLLALTDRGRTTHAKAEEIDRAALALATGSLSAGQRGVLLELLAVLRESLPEAGPDLPEE